From Thermogladius calderae 1633, a single genomic window includes:
- a CDS encoding complex I subunit 1/NuoH family protein produces the protein MIDVLFYALVFPGLAFTVLLAFWFEYVERKLTARIQKRVGPLYTGFKGTLQPVADFVKLLLKEELVPRTTDRLLYVASPIVACSIPILGMTILPITDPRSLLGFREDVYFLLFLFILESFAVVLMGIAVLTPYTVIGVGRHILQYTMYEGVFMLAVASVAVQTRSVGIDQVIEYQELHGPILLYQPLGFVVAVIALLAKLEKRPFDLPHAKQEIVTGWMTEYSGASLALVRLYSYLSMVWSSSIIADMYLGGPGWPLGVGGWQGFLLFFLKLNVVLVLLTVVSASTGRIRVVGLARRFWGFLYPLAVVQFVLATVMRYAL, from the coding sequence GTGATAGACGTGCTGTTCTATGCTCTCGTATTCCCTGGGCTCGCCTTTACGGTCCTGCTAGCCTTCTGGTTTGAGTACGTCGAGAGAAAACTCACGGCCCGTATACAGAAGAGGGTCGGGCCGCTCTACACGGGCTTTAAGGGGACACTACAACCGGTAGCCGACTTCGTGAAGCTTTTGCTGAAGGAAGAGCTGGTCCCCCGTACGACGGACAGGCTACTCTACGTCGCGTCCCCTATAGTAGCGTGCTCCATCCCTATACTCGGTATGACTATTTTGCCTATAACCGACCCGCGCTCACTACTCGGTTTCCGAGAAGACGTCTACTTCTTGTTGTTCCTGTTCATACTCGAGTCTTTTGCCGTAGTGTTGATGGGGATCGCCGTGTTGACGCCCTACACGGTCATTGGCGTCGGGAGGCACATTCTACAGTACACAATGTACGAGGGAGTGTTCATGCTCGCAGTGGCGTCGGTGGCCGTACAGACTAGGTCGGTTGGCATCGACCAGGTCATCGAATACCAGGAGCTCCACGGCCCAATACTCCTATACCAGCCCCTGGGCTTCGTAGTGGCTGTGATAGCCCTGCTAGCGAAACTTGAGAAGAGGCCTTTCGACCTACCCCACGCTAAACAGGAGATCGTGACGGGGTGGATGACAGAGTACTCGGGCGCTAGCCTCGCACTGGTCAGGCTGTACTCCTACCTTAGCATGGTCTGGAGCTCCTCGATCATCGCGGACATGTACCTCGGAGGCCCGGGCTGGCCTCTGGGGGTCGGCGGTTGGCAGGGCTTTCTCTTGTTCTTCCTAAAGTTGAACGTTGTACTCGTGCTCCTCACCGTGGTCAGCGCGTCCACTGGGAGGATTAGAGTCGTAGGATTGGCCAGGAGGTTCTGGGGCTTCCTATACCCGCTAGCTGTTGTCCAGTTCGTCTTAGCTACCGTAATGAGGTATGCCTTATGA
- a CDS encoding complex I subunit 5 family protein: MVALYAEYVSLAGVVAVSLTQIAPRRVRDWAALVIGAATLASLLYLSVLERSLAGLVGLTVSIVGIASLVSAFGLLDAGRSVFTLLVLAACSSSTILAYATDAVVVFTAWEILSLSVLFTAGYTKSEESASAVIKYLVTCSAGSLLLLTGFALAFAETGTTSLAGLAGASPLAKLLVLVGVGVEASLFPLGFWLPDVYAAAPEPGVAVISSAATGVASILLYRTVLADPLVGRVVAILASLGVVVSVAHMYKESDLRRVLAYSSMFSSNAMLLAFSSSNSLAISMALVYYLAHSLSKTSAFILAGGLRRDYGYSSVQDLVGVASGWGVMKLNLALSLLGILGVPPFVSFWGDFYIAVGLLEAVPELGVVFMLALIALIPVILNVLFTLVSGTGRSQRVSSTPVYLAVSTALNVLAIALFPWYSLLLAYAVTGR; encoded by the coding sequence GTGGTCGCCTTGTACGCCGAGTACGTGTCCCTAGCAGGCGTCGTCGCCGTATCCCTCACACAAATCGCCCCGAGGAGGGTCAGGGACTGGGCGGCCCTCGTTATAGGAGCGGCTACTCTGGCGTCCCTACTGTACTTGTCTGTCCTCGAGAGGTCGCTCGCGGGGCTAGTGGGCCTAACAGTCTCAATAGTGGGGATTGCGTCCTTAGTCTCGGCCTTCGGCCTGCTGGACGCGGGTAGGAGCGTGTTCACTCTACTGGTATTGGCGGCGTGCTCGTCCTCGACGATACTCGCGTACGCGACCGACGCCGTGGTCGTCTTTACCGCGTGGGAGATCCTCAGCCTATCTGTCCTGTTCACCGCGGGCTACACGAAGTCGGAGGAGAGTGCGAGTGCGGTAATCAAGTACTTGGTCACGTGCTCAGCCGGCTCGCTACTGCTCCTGACAGGCTTTGCGCTCGCGTTTGCCGAGACAGGCACCACAAGCCTGGCCGGCCTAGCGGGGGCTTCGCCTCTAGCCAAACTACTCGTGCTCGTCGGTGTCGGTGTAGAGGCCTCTCTGTTCCCTCTCGGATTCTGGCTACCGGACGTCTACGCGGCCGCCCCCGAGCCTGGGGTAGCAGTGATATCGAGTGCTGCCACTGGTGTCGCCAGTATACTGCTCTATAGGACGGTCCTCGCCGACCCCTTAGTAGGCAGGGTCGTAGCGATACTGGCGTCCCTCGGTGTGGTAGTCAGCGTAGCACACATGTACAAGGAGAGCGACCTTAGGAGAGTCTTGGCCTACTCTAGCATGTTCTCCTCAAACGCCATGCTCCTCGCGTTCTCGTCGAGTAACAGCCTCGCTATCTCTATGGCCCTCGTTTACTACCTGGCACACTCGCTATCCAAGACGTCCGCCTTCATACTGGCGGGGGGTCTACGTAGAGACTACGGTTACTCCAGCGTGCAGGACTTGGTGGGTGTGGCCTCTGGTTGGGGGGTGATGAAGCTTAACCTAGCGCTCTCGTTGTTGGGAATACTCGGGGTGCCCCCATTCGTGTCCTTCTGGGGGGACTTCTACATAGCAGTCGGTCTGTTGGAGGCCGTCCCCGAACTAGGCGTAGTGTTTATGCTGGCGTTGATAGCGTTGATACCAGTAATACTGAACGTGTTGTTTACGCTGGTATCAGGGACTGGTAGGTCCCAACGCGTCTCCTCCACCCCCGTCTACCTAGCGGTCTCCACGGCGTTGAACGTACTGGCCATAGCCCTATTCCCATGGTACTCCTTGCTCCTGGCTTACGCGGTGACCGGTCGGTAG
- a CDS encoding NADH-quinone oxidoreductase subunit B family protein, which translates to MEYITSFYTEALYMSYFRKKSIWVYHFNSGGCNGCDIEFVDALTPKYDVERLGVQLVSSPRHADVLVVTGPITTMAARALRNIYEQIPEPKKVIALGTCACTGGIFAGGYNVIGGADKVIPVDVKIPGCPAHPGVFLKALARLAGVERDGG; encoded by the coding sequence ATGGAGTACATAACTAGTTTTTACACGGAGGCGCTTTACATGAGCTACTTCAGGAAGAAGAGTATTTGGGTATACCACTTCAACTCCGGCGGTTGCAACGGCTGCGATATCGAGTTCGTAGACGCCCTCACCCCTAAGTACGACGTGGAGAGGCTCGGGGTTCAGCTCGTGTCGAGCCCCAGGCACGCCGACGTCCTCGTAGTAACAGGCCCTATAACTACGATGGCCGCTAGAGCTCTGAGGAACATCTACGAGCAAATACCCGAGCCAAAGAAGGTAATCGCTTTAGGGACGTGCGCTTGCACAGGCGGCATCTTCGCTGGGGGCTACAACGTGATCGGGGGTGCAGACAAGGTCATACCCGTCGACGTAAAGATACCGGGTTGCCCCGCGCACCCGGGCGTGTTCCTGAAAGCTCTTGCTAGGCTCGCAGGTGTTGAGCGGGATGGGGGGTAA
- a CDS encoding 4Fe-4S binding protein, whose translation MVSMRDRLRLFALTLRNAVSRPITVDISRAVEREVLRGYPKVNPEKCIGCSLCARSCPSDAITMRVVGKQVLGGKQVDKKIPFFNYYKCIYCGLCSNVCPVKAIDMVKGTPLDALEQAPSLISASLVFGHELKILAAYVSILVALTAIYLLSRAVSARGRHQPVAYEPFAGGGTYNGRWEKYYMPSLLRFVLIFLLIEIVVFAALVYETPVVLFLSVVLFVVALVMELKGGFE comes from the coding sequence ATGGTGTCCATGAGAGACCGCCTCCGCTTGTTCGCCCTTACGCTGAGGAACGCCGTCTCGAGACCCATAACAGTCGACATTTCGAGGGCTGTCGAAAGGGAGGTCTTGCGAGGCTACCCGAAGGTTAACCCGGAGAAGTGTATTGGTTGCTCGCTTTGCGCTAGGTCGTGTCCCTCGGACGCCATAACAATGAGAGTCGTGGGCAAGCAGGTACTCGGCGGTAAGCAGGTTGACAAGAAGATCCCCTTCTTCAACTACTACAAGTGTATATACTGTGGTTTGTGCTCGAACGTCTGCCCAGTCAAGGCCATCGACATGGTCAAGGGTACGCCGCTAGACGCTCTAGAGCAAGCTCCTTCCCTAATATCTGCTTCGTTGGTATTCGGGCACGAACTGAAGATACTCGCGGCCTATGTCTCTATTTTAGTAGCACTAACAGCCATCTACCTGCTCTCGAGAGCAGTCTCGGCGCGGGGACGCCACCAGCCGGTAGCCTACGAGCCGTTCGCTGGGGGAGGCACGTACAATGGTAGGTGGGAGAAGTACTACATGCCGAGTCTACTAAGGTTTGTGCTGATCTTCCTCTTGATCGAAATAGTCGTATTCGCTGCGCTCGTATACGAGACACCGGTAGTCCTCTTCTTGTCAGTAGTCCTATTCGTGGTAGCGCTCGTAATGGAGTTGAAGGGTGGTTTCGAGTGA
- a CDS encoding NADH-quinone oxidoreductase subunit D: MGGKLIQEKTKVSRDALLDSIRLFMEQGFSNIVAITGVDRKDNIELIYHLGDEHGGMVHLSVQLPKGDPVVDDISSLKPGAKILEREVHDLFGVEFWGFDELDKKRLLLPECYPEKASPPLLKDVDSDTFKKYIGDPMACAYEALTLSAPLSPESALVPIGPYHPALKEPEFFSLVVEGERIKKAFVRIGFVHRGIEKLAESRTYIKDIFLFERVCGICSTHHAWTFVEAVEKLLNVDPPPRAQYLRTLIAELERIHSHSLWLGLIGYWIGFESMFMWVWGLRETVMDLFEELTGNRVHKSFITIGGVRMDISDEKVKKAAAKVSEFEKQIDSVMETVMSSDLFIERSKGIAKYTLEEARAFSAVGPVRRAAGDPYDIRRIEPYGAYGELDFEVRTTKTGDVYNLVLLRLGEIKESARIIRQIAEKIPSGNPVPPKPFLGVVKEGEAYARTEAPRGELFYYVNSNNTAYPYRVKVRTPTLLNIQLAAHLLEGATLSDFPVIVTSIDPCFSCMDRVLVYDERAGCAKIISAEEIGRKRM; the protein is encoded by the coding sequence ATGGGGGGTAAGCTAATCCAGGAGAAGACCAAGGTCTCGCGTGACGCCCTCCTGGACAGCATAAGGCTCTTCATGGAGCAGGGGTTCAGCAACATCGTGGCTATAACAGGTGTGGACCGGAAGGACAACATCGAGTTGATATACCACTTGGGCGACGAGCATGGGGGTATGGTACACCTATCCGTGCAACTCCCCAAGGGAGACCCCGTCGTAGACGACATATCCAGTCTCAAACCTGGTGCTAAGATTCTGGAGAGGGAGGTACACGACCTTTTCGGTGTAGAGTTTTGGGGCTTCGACGAGCTCGACAAGAAGAGGCTCCTCCTACCCGAGTGTTACCCGGAGAAAGCCTCGCCCCCGCTTTTGAAGGACGTGGACTCCGATACCTTCAAGAAGTACATAGGGGACCCGATGGCCTGCGCTTACGAGGCGCTGACCCTCAGCGCCCCGTTGTCGCCCGAGAGCGCTCTAGTCCCTATAGGCCCATACCACCCTGCGTTGAAGGAGCCCGAGTTCTTTAGTCTCGTCGTGGAGGGGGAGAGGATCAAAAAGGCTTTTGTAAGAATAGGCTTCGTCCACAGGGGCATCGAGAAGCTCGCGGAGTCCAGGACTTACATTAAGGACATATTCCTGTTTGAGAGAGTGTGTGGTATCTGCAGTACTCACCACGCCTGGACCTTTGTCGAGGCCGTGGAGAAGCTCCTGAACGTGGATCCGCCGCCAAGAGCGCAGTACTTGAGGACTCTAATAGCGGAGCTCGAGAGGATACACTCCCACTCCCTTTGGCTCGGTCTGATCGGTTACTGGATAGGCTTCGAGTCCATGTTCATGTGGGTCTGGGGGCTCAGAGAGACGGTAATGGACCTGTTCGAGGAGCTCACTGGTAACAGGGTTCACAAGTCCTTCATAACGATCGGTGGTGTTAGGATGGACATAAGCGACGAGAAAGTAAAGAAGGCCGCTGCGAAAGTCTCGGAGTTTGAGAAACAGATCGACAGCGTTATGGAGACGGTGATGTCCTCAGACCTGTTCATTGAGAGGTCTAAGGGGATAGCTAAGTACACGCTCGAGGAGGCGAGGGCGTTCTCTGCCGTCGGCCCTGTGAGAAGGGCTGCGGGCGACCCCTACGACATTAGGAGGATAGAGCCATACGGTGCTTACGGCGAGCTAGACTTCGAGGTGAGGACCACTAAGACCGGAGACGTGTACAACCTCGTCCTCCTCAGGCTCGGCGAGATAAAGGAGTCAGCCAGGATCATCAGACAGATCGCCGAGAAAATACCCTCGGGTAACCCAGTGCCGCCGAAGCCGTTCCTCGGCGTCGTCAAGGAGGGGGAGGCGTACGCTAGGACAGAGGCCCCTAGAGGGGAGCTCTTCTACTACGTGAACTCCAACAATACCGCGTACCCGTACAGGGTTAAAGTGAGAACGCCAACCCTGCTGAACATCCAGTTGGCGGCACACCTTCTCGAGGGTGCCACGCTATCCGACTTCCCGGTGATAGTCACCAGTATAGACCCGTGCTTCAGCTGCATGGACCGCGTCCTCGTCTACGACGAGAGAGCTGGTTGTGCCAAGATAATATCGGCCGAGGAGATCGGCCGGAAGCGGATGTGA
- the ppsA gene encoding phosphoenolpyruvate synthase, whose product MSQPKEQRFVVWLDEVRKEDTLLVGGKNANLGEMIAAGIPVPPGFAVTSYAFKYFLDKTGLAEKIYSMLNKLDVNNTKELEETTAKIRQMILEQPMPPEVETEIKKYYRELAKRLNMEPSRLRVAVRSSATAEDMPEASFAGQQDTYLNVYGEDNVVYYVKRCWASLFTARATFYRVAQGIPHEKALMSVTVQKMVNSRSAGVMFTLHPVTGDENVIVIEGSWGLGESVVGGKVTPDEFVVDKGSLKVVESKINNKNFAITFDPSKGKNIDIRWDENKKAWVHEGSVVDVPLAKVAQPDKTALTEEEVKRLAELGLLIQKHYGRHMDIEWAVDMDLKFPESVFIVQARPETVWSVKKAKEAEKKVGAVEAKKTVKLAEAKILAKGLPASPGVGAGVAKVIFDPKSKEAMEFKQGEILVTRMTDPDWVPLMKKAAAIVTDEGGMTSHAAIVSRELGIPAVVGTGNATKAIQSGQEVTVDGARGVIYEGIVEELVKPKAAAPEQPVAGAVVAAVGISPEQLLPLYPVTATKIYMNLGEPDAIDKYKDLPFDGIGLMRIEFIFTDWIGYHPMYLIETKQEDFFINKLAAGVAKVAQAIYPRPVVVRFSDFRTNEFRGLKGGEKFEPDERNPMIGWRGVSRYIHPKYEAGFRLEVRAIRKVREEMGLTNVWVMFPFVRTLWEVQRVVKILEEEGLKRSKDFKVWAMAEVPSVAILADKFAEYVDGFSIGSNDLTQLVLGADRDSQILAEMGYFDERDPAVLEAIRMLIEKAHSKGATVSICGQAPSVYPEITEYLVRLGIDSISVNPDAVVSTRRLVASIERKIMLEKLDAILKKMNL is encoded by the coding sequence ATGAGTCAGCCGAAAGAACAGAGGTTCGTTGTCTGGTTAGATGAGGTAAGGAAGGAGGACACACTGTTAGTGGGAGGCAAGAATGCGAACCTGGGCGAGATGATCGCAGCAGGTATACCAGTGCCGCCCGGCTTCGCCGTCACGTCGTACGCCTTCAAGTACTTCCTCGACAAGACGGGGCTAGCCGAGAAGATCTACTCGATGTTGAACAAGCTCGATGTCAACAACACGAAGGAGTTGGAGGAGACCACCGCCAAGATAAGGCAGATGATCCTAGAGCAGCCCATGCCGCCGGAGGTGGAGACAGAGATCAAGAAGTACTACAGGGAGCTAGCCAAGAGGCTCAACATGGAGCCCTCCAGGCTCAGGGTAGCTGTGAGGAGTAGCGCTACAGCAGAGGACATGCCCGAGGCTAGCTTCGCGGGCCAGCAGGACACCTACCTGAACGTGTACGGCGAGGACAACGTGGTCTACTACGTGAAGAGGTGCTGGGCCAGCCTATTCACGGCTAGGGCCACCTTCTACCGTGTAGCCCAGGGGATACCTCACGAGAAGGCGCTGATGAGCGTCACTGTCCAGAAGATGGTCAACAGCAGGTCTGCTGGAGTCATGTTCACTCTACACCCCGTGACAGGCGACGAGAACGTCATCGTGATCGAGGGGAGCTGGGGCCTAGGCGAGTCGGTGGTAGGAGGCAAAGTCACACCCGATGAGTTCGTCGTAGACAAGGGTTCGCTCAAGGTCGTAGAGTCCAAGATCAACAACAAGAACTTTGCTATCACCTTCGACCCTAGCAAGGGCAAGAACATCGACATTAGGTGGGACGAGAACAAGAAGGCCTGGGTACACGAGGGTAGCGTTGTCGACGTCCCGCTAGCCAAAGTGGCCCAGCCAGACAAGACCGCTCTCACAGAGGAGGAGGTCAAGAGGCTGGCAGAGCTAGGACTGCTCATACAGAAGCACTACGGCAGGCACATGGACATAGAGTGGGCAGTCGACATGGACCTGAAGTTCCCCGAGAGCGTGTTCATAGTCCAGGCAAGACCCGAGACGGTGTGGAGCGTCAAGAAGGCCAAGGAGGCCGAGAAGAAGGTGGGCGCCGTGGAGGCCAAGAAGACCGTGAAGCTGGCAGAGGCCAAGATCCTCGCGAAGGGGTTGCCGGCGAGCCCCGGCGTCGGCGCAGGCGTGGCGAAGGTGATATTCGACCCGAAGAGCAAGGAGGCCATGGAGTTCAAGCAGGGCGAGATCCTCGTCACTAGGATGACCGACCCCGACTGGGTACCACTCATGAAGAAGGCTGCCGCTATTGTGACCGACGAGGGTGGTATGACAAGCCACGCCGCTATCGTGAGCAGGGAGCTCGGTATTCCGGCAGTGGTTGGCACTGGTAACGCCACCAAGGCGATCCAGTCCGGACAGGAGGTAACTGTCGACGGCGCTAGAGGCGTCATATACGAGGGTATAGTTGAAGAGCTGGTCAAGCCCAAGGCAGCCGCCCCAGAGCAGCCCGTAGCCGGAGCCGTTGTCGCGGCTGTGGGCATCAGCCCGGAGCAGCTCTTGCCACTCTACCCGGTAACAGCCACGAAGATATACATGAACTTGGGAGAACCCGACGCGATCGACAAGTACAAGGACCTCCCGTTCGACGGCATAGGGTTGATGAGGATAGAGTTCATCTTCACGGACTGGATAGGCTACCACCCAATGTACCTGATAGAGACGAAGCAGGAGGACTTCTTCATCAACAAGCTGGCTGCCGGTGTTGCCAAGGTAGCCCAGGCGATATACCCGAGGCCGGTGGTCGTTAGGTTCAGCGACTTCAGGACGAACGAGTTCAGGGGCTTGAAGGGCGGTGAGAAGTTCGAGCCGGACGAGAGGAACCCGATGATTGGCTGGAGAGGCGTCAGCAGGTACATCCACCCGAAGTACGAGGCGGGCTTCAGGCTGGAGGTCAGGGCTATCAGGAAAGTCAGAGAAGAGATGGGTCTCACAAACGTCTGGGTCATGTTCCCGTTCGTAAGGACGCTGTGGGAGGTACAGAGGGTCGTTAAGATACTCGAAGAGGAGGGCCTCAAGAGGAGCAAGGACTTCAAGGTCTGGGCTATGGCGGAGGTTCCCAGCGTGGCGATACTCGCGGACAAGTTCGCCGAGTACGTGGACGGCTTCAGTATCGGTAGCAACGACCTGACACAGCTAGTCCTGGGCGCCGACAGGGACAGCCAGATACTCGCCGAGATGGGCTACTTCGACGAGAGAGACCCGGCGGTTCTCGAGGCCATAAGAATGCTGATCGAGAAGGCTCACAGCAAGGGCGCCACTGTCAGCATCTGCGGGCAGGCCCCCAGCGTCTACCCGGAGATCACGGAGTACCTAGTGAGGCTGGGTATCGACAGCATCAGCGTTAACCCCGACGCGGTCGTATCGACCAGGAGGCTCGTCGCCAGCATCGAGAGAAAGATCATGCTCGAGAAGCTCGACGCCATCCTGAAGAAGATGAACCTCTAA
- a CDS encoding NADH-quinone oxidoreductase subunit L, whose protein sequence is MYASLTILTLATGIMLVLLLHKWRRAVELVSVSATGLALLFSLLYSITGDGGGLLGLGFFADGLSRLYTVTLNFLGLLILTYSVGYMSDEEEYTRYYTLMLLFIASMNLLLLTTNIVVLYVSWELVGVCSALLIAYYWWNPRARSAGVKAFVVTRIGDMGLIAFVSTVALKLGSFAIPDIISHYSQSPIEAYSASLLLLLAAVGKSAQFPLHIWLPDAMEGPTPVSALLHSATMVKAGVYLVSRFYPLFAYSGVVLELMVALSVVTIILSGLAALASVDIKRVLAYSTINNIGLMFLALSVGNWLMAQLHFLSHALFKSLLFLSSGTVTKGAKTRSIDELGGMWSAGYARSGFGFLVGALSTAGVPPLPGFFTKAGILLSFLEKYHGWTGLFFVLLVSLISPLYIFRAFFRVYTGKTQRVPEVYEPAPMAVTVMALTAANLAGPIIMWDVYRVLNRTGPHLVVIDPFDLSALALGVILAYSVWYSGRLGTLRVGLRGLSAIAREGFYLDALLVTASSYSARFLVGAVAYLKRTKPPVLTLWIMGFLLVALMVLLGVY, encoded by the coding sequence ATGTACGCAAGCCTCACAATACTGACCCTAGCCACTGGTATAATGCTGGTCCTGCTACTCCACAAATGGAGGAGAGCTGTAGAGCTGGTGAGCGTGTCCGCAACGGGTTTAGCGCTGTTGTTCTCGCTCCTCTACTCCATTACAGGTGATGGTGGGGGCCTTCTAGGTCTGGGCTTTTTCGCGGACGGGCTGAGTAGGCTGTACACTGTTACCCTGAACTTCCTAGGCCTCCTGATCTTGACGTACAGCGTTGGATACATGTCGGACGAGGAGGAGTACACGAGGTACTACACCCTCATGTTACTCTTCATAGCTTCCATGAACCTCCTATTGCTTACGACAAACATAGTGGTCCTATACGTCTCCTGGGAACTGGTGGGTGTGTGTAGCGCCCTCTTGATCGCCTATTACTGGTGGAACCCCAGGGCGAGGAGCGCTGGTGTCAAGGCTTTTGTGGTGACCAGGATAGGCGACATGGGGCTGATAGCCTTCGTGTCCACGGTAGCCCTGAAGCTCGGTTCCTTCGCTATACCAGACATCATATCCCACTACTCGCAAAGCCCTATCGAAGCCTATTCTGCATCCCTACTCCTACTGCTCGCGGCAGTCGGCAAGTCAGCGCAGTTCCCCCTGCACATATGGCTACCCGACGCGATGGAGGGGCCTACGCCCGTGAGCGCGTTACTCCACTCGGCTACGATGGTCAAGGCCGGTGTCTACTTGGTTTCGAGGTTCTACCCTCTCTTCGCCTACAGTGGAGTGGTCCTCGAGCTAATGGTCGCGCTGTCAGTGGTCACAATAATACTGTCAGGCTTAGCCGCACTGGCCTCCGTGGACATAAAGCGAGTGCTTGCGTATAGTACAATAAACAACATCGGGCTTATGTTCCTGGCCCTGAGCGTGGGCAACTGGCTTATGGCGCAGCTGCACTTCCTATCCCACGCACTCTTCAAATCACTACTGTTCCTGTCGTCCGGGACGGTGACTAAGGGTGCGAAGACCAGGAGTATCGACGAGCTCGGCGGTATGTGGTCGGCTGGCTACGCGAGGAGCGGCTTTGGCTTCCTCGTAGGAGCCCTAAGCACGGCCGGGGTACCGCCTCTACCCGGGTTCTTCACGAAGGCGGGCATACTCTTGTCATTCCTCGAGAAGTACCACGGGTGGACGGGCCTCTTCTTCGTCTTATTGGTGTCGCTCATATCGCCCCTCTACATCTTCAGGGCTTTCTTCAGGGTGTACACTGGGAAAACCCAAAGGGTGCCCGAGGTCTACGAGCCCGCCCCAATGGCTGTGACCGTGATGGCCCTCACGGCCGCGAACCTTGCCGGCCCTATTATCATGTGGGACGTGTACCGCGTTCTAAACCGCACCGGCCCTCACTTGGTCGTGATCGACCCCTTCGACCTGTCGGCCCTAGCATTGGGCGTAATACTAGCATACTCGGTCTGGTACTCGGGCAGACTGGGCACGCTAAGGGTTGGGCTGCGGGGTCTGTCTGCTATTGCCAGAGAGGGCTTTTACCTCGACGCCCTTCTGGTCACGGCTAGTTCTTACTCGGCGAGGTTCCTGGTAGGAGCGGTAGCATACCTTAAACGGACTAAGCCGCCTGTCTTGACTCTGTGGATCATGGGGTTCCTACTGGTGGCCCTCATGGTTCTACTGGGCGTTTACTAG
- a CDS encoding NADH-quinone oxidoreductase subunit K has product MFDALTLISLSMVLVGLAAVASTRNVVKVILGLQAMSLGGLLLLSYAFSESGLSARDIVLLLSVVTAVVEVSTVTAVLLYWFRLRTLDTRAAGG; this is encoded by the coding sequence GTGTTCGACGCTCTCACCTTGATCTCCCTCTCCATGGTTCTAGTGGGCCTGGCGGCGGTGGCCTCTACAAGGAACGTCGTCAAGGTTATACTAGGACTGCAGGCAATGTCTCTCGGAGGTCTCTTACTGCTGTCGTACGCGTTCTCAGAGTCGGGCCTCTCGGCGAGGGACATCGTACTACTCCTCAGCGTTGTAACAGCCGTGGTGGAGGTCTCCACCGTGACAGCCGTCCTCCTCTACTGGTTTAGGCTTAGGACTCTAGACACTAGGGCTGCCGGGGGCTGA